From Desulfosalsimonas propionicica:
TCAGAGCAGGTGCAGCACCCGGTCGATGGCCCGGAGGCGGCTGTGGGCGGTTTGTGCGTCCTTTTGGGCAAGGTGTCCGGCTGCGGCTTTTTCGGCCAGGCCGCTGAGGGTGGTGTAGAGGCTGTCAAAGGCGTCTTTGACATTTAAGTCATCATTCATGGATTTTTCAAAACCGGTTTGCAGGTCCCGGACCAGGGTCCTGGCTTCGGGATCTGATGCGGCGGCAAATTTTGTCTGGGCTGTTAACCGCGCGGCCATTTCCCGAAACGTTTCCACCCGGCCCCGGGCCAGGTCCAGCTGGTCCCGGGTCATGTTCAGATTGTCCCGGTATCGGCCGTTAATCAGGAAAAAGCGGATGTGGCGGGGATGGTAGCCCTGGTTGTGCAGGTCTGTGACATAAACGATGTTGCCCCGGCTTTTGGACATCTTGGCGCCCTGGATGCGCACGTGACCGGCATGGAGCCAGAAAGGGGCCAGGGTTTTGCCCGATACTCCTTCCACCACGGCGATGTTGTAGTCATGGTGGCGGTAAATGTTGTCAATGCCTCCGCAGCAGATATCGAGTTCATAGCCGAGATGCTCGGTGATCATGGCCGGGTCCTGAACGTTCCATGCGGGCCGCCCCTTTCCCAGTGGCGTCTGCCAGAAGATATCCCCGTCAGATTTCCGCCAGGCCTTCCAAAGGATAAAATCGCCCAGGTTCCAGCGCTGGCCCGGGTAGGTGTCTTTTCTGAACCGCATTTTTCGGGCCGGCCACCTGGACATGTCCAGGCCGTAGAGCCGGCCGAACCCCTTGAATTTCAGGGGATCAAAAAAAACATCACTTTTGTGGAAATAGGCGGTGCTGTTTTCGAGCAGCCGCTGGATTAAAAACACAGCCTGATCCACGCAGGTGGTGGAACGGGCAATGGTTTCGGGAAGGCCGATGTTGAGCTGCCGGCAGTCTTCCAAAAACCGGTTGGCCACCGAGCCAGTGAGTTCTCCGAGGCTGATGCCCAGTTCATTGGCCCGGAAAATGGCCTTGTCTTCCATGTCCGTGAAGTTGATCAGCCGGTTTACCGTGTATCCCTGGTATTGCAGGTAACGCTGGAGAATGTCTTCAAACAGAAAGGTGCGATAGTTGCCGATATGGGGCCAGTTGTATATGGACGGCCCGCAGGTAAACAGCTTGACTTCTTTGTCCCCATGGCGGGGATCAAACCGCTGTTTTCTCCCGGTCATGGTGTTTTGCAGATACAGGTGTTCCGCCATGGCGTCTGTCCCGGCATTGGGGTGTATGGGTTATGAACGTATCATATTGATCATAACAGCCGTCCAAAATCGTGTCAAACCAGGGTGGGGCAATTTGTGCAAAAGATGCGGGAAGTTATTTTTTTTCTTTCCGGGATGCAAGATACCAGGCAATTCGGACAAATCCGTAACCGGCCAGGGCGGCAACAGATCCGAGCAACATACCGCCTGTCCACAGGTAGACGGCTTTGGTGAAAATATCCCGGATGCCCAGCTGCTCTTTTTCCACAAGACCCGAAAAGATCCACGGCAGTTTGCCCAGGCTGTGGTAGCCGATGTTATAGGCCATTTTGTAAAAGAAAATAATGGTCAGGGGATTGGTGATCCAGCAGGCAGCCAGGGCCACGGGCAGGTTGACGCGCAGCCAGAGGGCGCAAAATGCGGCAATGATCATCTGAAAGGGAATGGTGGGCGTAAAGGCCACAAACAGGCCCAGGGCCAGTCCGCCGGAAATGGTATAGCGGTCAATGTGCCAGATCTCCCTTGCAAAGAGGCGCTCTCCGAGCATTTTATGAATGCGTTCGCCCCGGAGCCGGTCCCTGGAAATCAGGTTGTTTTCAAGCCATGTTCGGATTCGGCGGGACAAAAAGACGGGCTTTCCTGTTTACAACAAAGGTTGCTTGGGTTTGCAGGCCGGGCGGTTGACTTTTTCAATAACACCTTTAAACCGGCGCATGCCCCCGCCTGCGCTGACAATGTGGAGAAGTTCTTCAGGCCTGGTGACAATGACGCCGGAAAGTCCGGTAATCGGGGTGTCTGCAAAGATTTCGGTGATCAGGGGTGTTGAGGCCCCCAGCACGATGACCTCCCGGCAGTTGCGCGTGTGGCCGATGAGATCATCAAAGCTGTGATTGATAATGGATGTGGCGGTGAGAAAACAGACCGTGCACTCGGGCAGCTTTTGAGGGATTTCCGATGACGGGCGCATACCCTGGGCGGGTGCGGCAATCTGCTCAAATATATTGAGTTCCGCGCCTGTATCCCGGAGCGGCTTGACCAGAGGGGCAAAATGACCCACCATGGCCACCCGGTCACTGCTTGTGACCCGGATTTTGGTCAGCACATCCCCGGTGTCCAGATCGGTATTGGGGGTGTTGACCAGGGCGTTGGCTGTGGCCAGCCCCACGGCGGTTTCAATGGGATCATCGGAATTGACAAGGGCCAGCAGCTGGTCTGCATTTTTGTCAATCAGGGGGAGCATGCCGGTAAACACCGTGCATCCCTTGTGCAGATGGGTTTTGGGCGTGGCTGCAAGGCCGGTCCGGCCGTTTTCGATCATCACTGCAGTATATCCCAGCCCGATGCGTACATCTTTTATTTGATGGGCTGGGGCTGTACCGGCTGCGTACTGGTATATGCGCTGATTGATTGTCATTTCTTGTCCTGTATCATTTTTCCATTTTTTTAACAAGCCGGATTACGGCAATTTCCGGCCGGCCGGCGGTTCGCATGGGCGGGCCCCAGGAGCCGATACCGGAGGTGGTGTAGAGGTATAACCCGTTGATTTTTTTTAGCCCGTAATCATGGCCCCGGTAAAGCCAGCGGGTCAGAAACTGCAGGGGAAAAATCTGCCCGCCATGCGTGTGGCCGGATACCTGAAGATCCGCGTTGAGTTCGCGGTTGGTGATAAAGCGCGTATCCGGCCTCCAGTAGTTGGCCATGTGGCGATCCCGGAGGGAGTCTTTATGAATACCCATTTCCGTGGGTGTATGAAACATTACAATCCG
This genomic window contains:
- a CDS encoding class I tRNA ligase family protein; translation: MAEHLYLQNTMTGRKQRFDPRHGDKEVKLFTCGPSIYNWPHIGNYRTFLFEDILQRYLQYQGYTVNRLINFTDMEDKAIFRANELGISLGELTGSVANRFLEDCRQLNIGLPETIARSTTCVDQAVFLIQRLLENSTAYFHKSDVFFDPLKFKGFGRLYGLDMSRWPARKMRFRKDTYPGQRWNLGDFILWKAWRKSDGDIFWQTPLGKGRPAWNVQDPAMITEHLGYELDICCGGIDNIYRHHDYNIAVVEGVSGKTLAPFWLHAGHVRIQGAKMSKSRGNIVYVTDLHNQGYHPRHIRFFLINGRYRDNLNMTRDQLDLARGRVETFREMAARLTAQTKFAAASDPEARTLVRDLQTGFEKSMNDDLNVKDAFDSLYTTLSGLAEKAAAGHLAQKDAQTAHSRLRAIDRVLHLL
- a CDS encoding DUF2062 domain-containing protein → MSRRIRTWLENNLISRDRLRGERIHKMLGERLFAREIWHIDRYTISGGLALGLFVAFTPTIPFQMIIAAFCALWLRVNLPVALAACWITNPLTIIFFYKMAYNIGYHSLGKLPWIFSGLVEKEQLGIRDIFTKAVYLWTGGMLLGSVAALAGYGFVRIAWYLASRKEKK
- a CDS encoding DUF364 domain-containing protein, yielding MTINQRIYQYAAGTAPAHQIKDVRIGLGYTAVMIENGRTGLAATPKTHLHKGCTVFTGMLPLIDKNADQLLALVNSDDPIETAVGLATANALVNTPNTDLDTGDVLTKIRVTSSDRVAMVGHFAPLVKPLRDTGAELNIFEQIAAPAQGMRPSSEIPQKLPECTVCFLTATSIINHSFDDLIGHTRNCREVIVLGASTPLITEIFADTPITGLSGVIVTRPEELLHIVSAGGGMRRFKGVIEKVNRPACKPKQPLL